One segment of Pseudanabaena sp. PCC 6802 DNA contains the following:
- a CDS encoding Uma2 family endonuclease yields MNAIASSLTTLNSNITQSGWIPTTWQEFLQISQTPDRDKAKFYYYQGRYYYEMGVGADHAFVNTVVIVLISLYCIKNNISIKGYTNCSYRKQGVSECQPDISYYIGDRIQQAPRNSAIVDLDENLPPDLVIEIADTSLGYDLGVKRLLYEETQVGEYWVIDVQNMKITAFRILPSFGSERISESVVLGELRLSLLEEALLRSSEMDNSQIGAWFMSQLQ; encoded by the coding sequence ACCACTTTGAATTCAAATATTACTCAGAGTGGGTGGATTCCCACGACATGGCAAGAATTTTTGCAAATCTCTCAAACGCCAGATCGTGACAAGGCAAAATTTTATTACTATCAAGGGAGATACTATTACGAGATGGGTGTTGGTGCCGACCACGCTTTTGTGAATACTGTAGTGATAGTTTTGATTTCGCTCTATTGCATAAAAAACAACATTTCGATTAAAGGCTATACAAATTGCAGCTATCGAAAACAGGGAGTAAGTGAGTGTCAGCCAGATATTTCATATTACATCGGCGATCGCATACAACAAGCCCCTAGAAATAGTGCCATTGTCGATCTAGATGAGAATTTGCCACCTGATTTAGTTATTGAGATTGCGGATACATCGCTAGGATACGATCTTGGCGTTAAACGCCTGCTATACGAAGAGACACAGGTGGGTGAATACTGGGTTATCGATGTCCAAAATATGAAGATTACTGCTTTTCGCATTTTACCTAGTTTTGGCAGCGAGCGCATCTCAGAATCAGTGGTGTTGGGGGAACTAAGACTGAGTTTGCTGGAAGAAGCTTTACTACGCAGCAGTGAGATGGATAATTCGCAAATTGGTGCGTGGTTTATGTCTCAGTTGCAATAA
- a CDS encoding IS5 family transposase has product MRRSYNTDLSNQEWEIIAPMLPKPSKWGRPPKTNMRELLNAIFYILKNGCTWQNLPHDFPPYSTVYFYWQRWERTGLLEEINRKLSQQFREKVSKEATPSLVSIDSQSVKTTESAGSRGFDGGKQIKGRKRFAMVDTLGLVVKVLVCAANIGERAGAKQLLQNLTSPLPRLEKILVDAGFSGDEITQWVNDNFGWLWEVSKRADNQKGFVVESKRWVVERTFAWLGNCRRLSKDYEFYEQMSESFIYLALIRKMLRNLATATS; this is encoded by the coding sequence ATGCGCCGATCCTATAATACCGATTTATCCAACCAAGAATGGGAAATTATCGCACCCATGCTACCCAAACCATCAAAATGGGGTAGGCCACCCAAAACAAATATGCGAGAGTTACTGAATGCCATTTTCTATATACTCAAAAATGGTTGTACATGGCAGAATCTACCCCATGACTTTCCGCCTTACTCAACGGTCTATTTCTACTGGCAAAGGTGGGAAAGAACTGGGCTACTGGAGGAGATTAATCGCAAATTGAGCCAACAATTTAGGGAAAAGGTTAGTAAAGAGGCGACCCCAAGCTTGGTGAGTATCGATAGCCAGAGTGTGAAGACAACAGAAAGTGCGGGCAGTCGAGGTTTTGATGGCGGTAAGCAAATCAAGGGCAGAAAACGCTTCGCTATGGTTGACACCTTGGGCTTAGTTGTAAAGGTGTTGGTGTGTGCAGCTAACATCGGTGAAAGAGCAGGAGCTAAGCAGTTGTTACAGAATCTCACATCTCCATTACCACGATTAGAGAAAATTCTGGTTGATGCTGGATTCTCTGGTGATGAAATCACACAATGGGTCAACGACAACTTCGGATGGCTTTGGGAAGTTAGCAAACGGGCAGACAATCAGAAAGGTTTTGTAGTGGAGTCAAAGCGTTGGGTGGTAGAGCGAACCTTTGCTTGGTTAGGTAATTGTCGTAGACTAAGCAAGGATTATGAATTTTATGAGCAAATGTCTGAATCGTTTATTTACTTGGCTTTAATCCGCAAAATGCTAAGAAATCTGGCAACTGCGACTTCCTAA
- a CDS encoding Uma2 family endonuclease has translation MVSQLSKADIIYPESDGKPMADNTKQFEIIVSLKKGLDWLYINDPQVFIAGDLLWYPVEGQPKIAAAPDTMVVFGRPKGDRGSYKQWEEENIPPQVVFEILSPGNTSVEMAKKLLFYDRYGVEEYYIYNPDTNNLEIWMRGGSSLDSVAESHNWVSPRLGVRFDLSTDELQIFRPDGTRFYSYIEINQMLEQERQRAEQATQQLAQMEAILKQYRDRFGELPE, from the coding sequence ATGGTCAGCCAACTGAGCAAAGCCGACATCATCTATCCCGAAAGCGATGGCAAGCCAATGGCAGATAACACCAAACAATTTGAAATAATTGTCTCGCTCAAAAAAGGACTGGATTGGCTGTACATCAACGATCCCCAAGTATTTATTGCTGGCGATCTGTTGTGGTACCCCGTTGAAGGGCAACCCAAAATTGCTGCGGCTCCAGACACAATGGTAGTGTTTGGTAGACCAAAGGGCGATCGCGGCTCCTACAAACAATGGGAAGAGGAGAACATTCCACCGCAAGTTGTCTTCGAGATTCTTTCACCTGGCAATACCTCAGTAGAAATGGCAAAAAAACTATTGTTCTACGATCGCTATGGAGTCGAAGAGTATTACATCTACAACCCCGATACAAATAACTTAGAGATATGGATGAGAGGAGGTAGTAGCCTGGATAGCGTTGCTGAATCTCACAATTGGGTCAGCCCTCGCTTGGGAGTTCGCTTCGACCTATCGACCGACGAACTACAAATCTTTCGTCCCGATGGCACCAGATTTTATTCCTACATTGAGATCAATCAAATGCTAGAACAAGAGCGTCAACGTGCCGAGCAAGCCACCCAACAACTAGCTCAGATGGAAGCAATACTCAAGCAATATCGCGATCGCTTCGGCGAACTTCCTGAATAA
- the csx18 gene encoding CRISPR-associated protein Csx18, which produces MYYLTPKAAQVRNISVSVANGTISLIILLIAPLGLLAVIVNTLLIIASTYAVTTASDRIIVYLQRDQRVELLPRSERSDLQRRDRNDLDRQ; this is translated from the coding sequence ATGTATTATTTAACGCCTAAGGCAGCTCAGGTTCGCAATATCTCTGTTTCCGTTGCCAATGGCACAATTAGCTTGATTATCCTGCTCATTGCTCCTTTAGGACTGCTTGCCGTCATCGTCAATACGTTGTTGATTATTGCATCTACCTACGCGGTCACCACTGCCAGCGATCGCATCATTGTGTACCTGCAAAGAGACCAGCGGGTAGAGCTACTACCTAGATCGGAACGCTCCGATCTGCAACGCCGCGATCGCAATGACCTGGATCGACAGTAA
- the cas1 gene encoding CRISPR-associated endonuclease Cas1, producing MRTLYISQQGCYVSLRQETLVIKRGEFVLDEVQLPLLEQVLVFGKSQITTQAIRECLRRDIPIAYLSRMGYCYGRVMAIERGYRQLARYQQELSSLERLLIARQIVRCKLLNSRVLLQRQHRKRPSDVLDMTIKNLGYLSDRALQVSDVDELLGIEGAGAAAYFPAFGECLDNPDFAFVARSRRPPGNPVNAMLSFGYQVLWNHLLTLIELQGLDPYHACLHQGSERHAALASDLIEEFRAAIVDSLILYLVNRGIVKGSDDFEYRDGGCFLNDTGRKKYLKAFLQRMEEPIQTESGEQPRWDTLMQQVKAFKRSVYDPSIPYKPYTIR from the coding sequence ATGCGGACGCTCTATATTTCACAGCAGGGCTGTTATGTTTCGCTCAGACAGGAAACTCTGGTCATTAAGCGAGGGGAGTTCGTCCTGGATGAGGTGCAGCTACCGTTGTTGGAGCAGGTTTTAGTCTTTGGCAAGTCGCAAATCACTACCCAGGCAATTCGGGAGTGTTTGCGTCGCGATATTCCCATTGCCTATCTATCGCGCATGGGTTATTGCTACGGTCGCGTTATGGCGATCGAACGCGGTTACCGCCAGCTTGCCCGCTATCAACAAGAGTTATCGAGTCTGGAGCGCCTGCTGATTGCTCGGCAGATCGTGCGCTGCAAGCTACTCAACAGTCGGGTACTGCTGCAAAGGCAGCACCGCAAGCGTCCGTCGGATGTGCTGGATATGACGATTAAGAATCTAGGTTATCTTAGCGATCGCGCTTTGCAGGTAAGCGACGTAGACGAACTGCTTGGGATTGAAGGGGCGGGTGCGGCGGCGTATTTTCCTGCTTTTGGTGAATGCCTGGATAATCCAGATTTTGCGTTTGTGGCGCGATCGCGTCGCCCGCCAGGGAATCCTGTCAATGCCATGCTCAGCTTTGGCTATCAGGTGCTTTGGAATCATTTGCTGACTTTAATTGAATTGCAGGGTCTCGATCCCTATCATGCTTGCCTGCATCAGGGTTCCGAACGCCATGCTGCTCTTGCTTCCGATTTAATTGAGGAATTTCGGGCGGCGATCGTCGATTCTCTAATCCTTTATCTAGTCAATCGGGGTATTGTCAAAGGGAGTGATGATTTCGAGTATCGCGATGGTGGTTGTTTCCTTAACGATACGGGTCGGAAGAAATATCTGAAAGCCTTTTTACAAAGGATGGAGGAGCCAATTCAAACTGAATCCGGCGAGCAACCGCGATGGGATACTCTCATGCAGCAGGTTAAGGCATTCAAGCGCTCTGTTTACGATCCGAGTATTCCTTACAAACCCTATACAATTCGCTAA
- the cas2 gene encoding CRISPR-associated endonuclease Cas2 has protein sequence MLFYVVTYDIPSDKRRKKVSDMLEGYGQRVQYSVFECILDDAKYGEMCKRLRKLIKLGEDSIRFYPISRHTLGQVTVWGEPPLTQPPGSTVV, from the coding sequence ATGCTATTCTACGTCGTTACCTACGATATCCCGTCGGATAAGCGCCGCAAGAAGGTGTCGGATATGTTGGAAGGGTATGGGCAGAGGGTGCAGTATAGCGTATTTGAGTGTATTCTAGATGATGCTAAGTATGGTGAGATGTGCAAGCGCTTGCGCAAGTTGATTAAACTTGGTGAAGATAGCATCAGGTTTTATCCTATATCTCGTCATACGTTGGGTCAGGTGACCGTTTGGGGGGAACCTCCTTTAACTCAGCCACCTGGCTCGACCGTTGTTTAG
- the xerC gene encoding tyrosine recombinase XerC, translating to MRRKVQLLKSCWQWHELDSAIWENLPKLRSSPQEAPKPFTKEEVILILDGFKGDRYHKHYYPYVKFLLGTGVRIGEAQGLTWGRISDNCTIVEVFETWTDGQRKPPKNNKGRQFRVSQETVELLRNIRPSDLSPERFVFLTPEGHPMNESNFRRVWKEVFEKVGVPYRKPYNCRATFTSHCLMAGMNPLLVAQLTGHDVAVLFEHYAAYIGSSPEIPSLF from the coding sequence GTGCGGCGCAAAGTTCAGTTGCTCAAATCTTGCTGGCAATGGCACGAGTTAGATAGTGCGATCTGGGAAAACCTACCCAAACTTCGCTCGTCACCGCAGGAAGCACCCAAGCCATTTACTAAAGAGGAAGTGATTTTGATTCTTGATGGCTTTAAGGGCGATCGCTATCACAAGCACTATTACCCATATGTGAAATTCTTGCTAGGGACAGGGGTGCGAATTGGTGAGGCACAAGGCTTAACATGGGGAAGGATCTCAGATAACTGTACAATTGTCGAGGTATTTGAAACATGGACAGATGGGCAGCGCAAGCCGCCTAAGAATAACAAGGGCAGGCAGTTTCGGGTTAGTCAAGAAACTGTTGAATTGTTACGCAATATACGACCTAGCGATCTCAGCCCAGAGCGTTTTGTATTTCTTACGCCAGAAGGTCATCCTATGAACGAGAGTAACTTCCGAAGAGTATGGAAGGAAGTGTTTGAAAAAGTGGGCGTTCCCTACCGCAAGCCTTACAACTGTCGCGCAACTTTTACGTCTCACTGCTTGATGGCAGGCATGAACCCACTACTTGTAGCGCAACTAACGGGTCATGATGTAGCTGTATTGTTCGAGCATTACGCCGCATACATTGGCAGTAGTCCTGAAATTCCCAGCTTGTTCTAG
- a CDS encoding vanadium-dependent haloperoxidase, producing MPDWAIAAISSPDNSNPATDSISALNRNSDHYPIQSYLYPYLDTPQNEGTKTCFCQIISISNRILINLYPNQAVTFDTARQKSLDLIPDSFAKSDGIQLGETVADRILTARSRDGSKTQVSYLPQSNPGDWQPTPSGFLPALLPQWPNVTPFAMTSGSQFRPSGPPTLSSDEYAADFNQVKAIGAKNSPLRTPEQTEIAQFWSDAPGTYTPPGHWNQIAAEVAAQSNTSLVEEARLFALLNIALADAGIAAWDAKYAYEFWRPVNAIRQADLDNNPQTVADTTWDSLIATPPFPEYVSGHSTFSGAADAILTNFFGDNIDFTATSIGLPGVSRSYSSFATAADEAGMSRIYGGIHFLAADVDGLNAGRALGNYVFDNFLEIAPPL from the coding sequence GTGCCTGACTGGGCAATTGCCGCGATCTCATCCCCAGATAACTCAAATCCGGCAACAGATTCGATATCTGCCCTAAATCGTAATTCAGACCATTATCCAATCCAATCGTATTTATATCCATATTTAGACACACCACAAAATGAGGGTACAAAAACCTGTTTTTGCCAGATTATCTCTATCTCTAATCGCATCCTCATCAATCTCTATCCCAATCAAGCTGTAACTTTCGATACTGCTCGCCAGAAATCCCTCGATCTCATCCCCGATTCCTTTGCTAAAAGCGATGGCATCCAACTCGGCGAAACTGTCGCAGATCGAATTCTTACGGCTCGTAGTAGGGATGGCTCTAAAACCCAGGTCTCTTATCTACCCCAATCCAACCCTGGTGATTGGCAACCCACTCCCTCTGGATTCCTACCCGCACTGCTACCCCAGTGGCCGAACGTCACACCTTTTGCCATGACCAGTGGCTCCCAGTTCCGTCCCTCGGGGCCACCCACCTTGAGTAGCGATGAGTATGCCGCAGATTTCAACCAGGTCAAAGCGATCGGTGCCAAAAATAGTCCTCTCCGCACGCCCGAGCAAACCGAGATTGCGCAGTTCTGGTCTGATGCTCCTGGCACCTATACCCCACCCGGCCACTGGAATCAGATTGCCGCCGAAGTTGCGGCACAGAGCAACACTTCACTTGTGGAGGAAGCCCGCCTCTTTGCCCTGCTCAATATTGCCCTCGCGGATGCAGGCATTGCCGCCTGGGATGCCAAGTATGCCTATGAGTTCTGGCGACCCGTGAACGCCATCCGTCAAGCCGACCTCGATAATAACCCGCAAACCGTTGCTGACACCACCTGGGATTCTCTCATTGCTACGCCTCCTTTCCCTGAGTATGTATCCGGTCACAGTACGTTTAGCGGTGCCGCCGATGCCATCCTCACAAATTTCTTTGGTGACAACATTGACTTTACCGCCACCTCCATTGGTCTACCTGGTGTTTCGCGCTCCTACAGCAGCTTTGCCACTGCCGCTGATGAGGCGGGCATGAGCCGCATTTATGGCGGCATCCACTTCCTCGCCGCCGATGTGGATGGTCTCAACGCGGGTAGGGCTTTAGGCAATTACGTTTTCGATAACTTCCTAGAGATCGCTCCTCCTTTATAA
- a CDS encoding Ig-like domain-containing protein — protein sequence VKLLPTNAAATSNSTGGFQFDNVGLANGTNSLTVEATDIAGNVGTATQTITRDLGNTIGQNFDLTVRPGGYLEVPLSGTDASGNRVTYRMQSTGNLPTGKLDGNGNLIFTPTPSEIGTYQFGLIASNDTQEIPQTVTVRVVADPVSTTRISGVIQNTARQPLAGVVIEIGNLRTTAADGSFTLAANGALPADTLKVRGEGLEGTETYTTWKVIQAEDRMSDESKQA from the coding sequence CGTGAAGTTATTGCCAACGAATGCAGCCGCGACATCCAATAGTACGGGTGGATTTCAGTTCGATAATGTCGGTTTAGCCAATGGCACGAATAGTCTGACGGTAGAGGCGACGGATATTGCGGGGAATGTGGGGACGGCTACTCAGACAATTACGCGGGATTTGGGCAATACGATCGGGCAAAACTTTGACTTGACGGTGCGACCGGGGGGATATCTAGAAGTACCGCTGTCGGGGACTGATGCCAGTGGCAATCGCGTTACCTATCGGATGCAGAGCACGGGAAATCTACCCACGGGGAAGCTGGATGGCAATGGTAATTTGATTTTTACGCCCACACCCTCGGAGATTGGCACGTATCAGTTCGGTTTGATCGCCAGTAACGACACGCAGGAGATTCCGCAGACGGTGACGGTGCGGGTGGTGGCAGATCCGGTCTCTACCACCAGAATATCGGGTGTCATTCAGAATACGGCAAGGCAGCCTTTAGCAGGAGTGGTCATCGAAATTGGCAATCTCCGCACGACGGCGGCGGATGGCTCGTTTACCCTTGCCGCGAATGGGGCATTGCCCGCCGATACGTTGAAGGTGCGGGGTGAAGGGCTAGAAGGAACGGAAACGTACACGACTTGGAAGGTTATTCAAGCCGAGGACAGAATGTCAGATGAATCTAAGCAGGCATAA
- a CDS encoding IS256 family transposase yields MLRGKQATNRTDELLDELVSECHSPEDILGESGLLKQLSQRLIERALTGELSHHLKSSTPKGEEAVEDEVVRRNSRNGYSQKTVQSQQGEMELSIPRDRNGEFDPVLVPKHQRRIAGLDEKILAMYARGLSTRDISAQLEELYGAKISAALISEVTDAVSDEVKAWQCRPLEPVYPIIYLDALYVNIKVSGRVSKRAVYVVLGITVEGNKELLGL; encoded by the coding sequence ATGTTAAGAGGCAAACAAGCAACTAATCGTACAGATGAACTACTAGACGAGTTGGTGTCAGAGTGCCATAGCCCCGAGGACATTCTAGGAGAATCGGGCTTACTGAAGCAACTGAGTCAACGACTAATCGAGCGAGCGCTCACGGGAGAGCTGAGCCATCACCTCAAATCAAGCACGCCTAAGGGAGAGGAAGCGGTAGAAGACGAAGTTGTGCGACGCAACAGCCGCAATGGCTACTCGCAGAAGACGGTGCAGTCGCAACAGGGCGAAATGGAGTTGTCGATACCGCGAGACCGTAACGGCGAGTTTGACCCCGTGCTGGTACCGAAACACCAAAGGCGAATAGCAGGACTCGATGAGAAAATCCTGGCTATGTATGCACGGGGATTAAGCACCCGAGACATTAGTGCTCAACTCGAAGAACTCTATGGTGCCAAGATCTCCGCCGCACTCATCAGTGAGGTCACTGATGCAGTTAGCGACGAGGTCAAGGCTTGGCAGTGCCGTCCCCTGGAACCTGTATATCCCATCATTTACCTCGATGCCCTCTACGTGAATATCAAGGTGTCGGGTCGGGTGAGCAAGCGAGCGGTCTATGTCGTCTTGGGTATTACGGTTGAGGGCAACAAAGAATTGCTTGGGCT
- a CDS encoding IS4 family transposase codes for MKAKHRYGNPDLRRRVSVPAPSNEELEARLRDWLSPGTFANLKTVRDKTRQLRERVLTLPVMCAIVLSLVYRQIGGLSEVLRLLEQDGLLWVEAKRVTKQALSERLRTLPAALFVQMWEQVLMRLPVSANSALVPQAWGQVQASFTTVAMADGSVLEALAKKLERLRNQKFPLGGKMMALVDAWSLRPLGIWYTPDEHANDKTWSQQLLERLPVDGLLVFDLGFFSFVWFDTFTETQKWFVTRLRQKSAYKVTRVLSQGNFYRDELIELGQYRSNPCTHPLRLVSVLWGKTWYTYLTNVLEPTRLSPQQVCDLYRRRWQIEDAFLLTKRLLGLSYLWVCGSNGVKIQLYSTWIFYVLLMDLCAQVAVALRQPLECISVE; via the coding sequence ATGAAGGCAAAACATCGATATGGGAATCCAGATTTGCGGCGACGAGTGAGCGTGCCCGCGCCGAGCAATGAAGAGTTAGAAGCGCGACTGCGGGATTGGTTGAGTCCAGGGACATTTGCTAATCTCAAAACGGTGCGAGACAAAACTCGACAGTTGCGCGAGCGAGTGTTAACGTTGCCCGTGATGTGTGCGATCGTGTTGAGCCTAGTGTATCGACAGATCGGCGGACTAAGTGAAGTGCTGCGCTTGCTGGAACAGGATGGCTTGTTATGGGTGGAGGCAAAGCGAGTGACGAAGCAAGCCCTGTCAGAGCGCTTGCGTACGCTGCCTGCGGCTTTGTTTGTGCAGATGTGGGAACAAGTACTGATGCGGTTGCCCGTGTCCGCAAATTCAGCGCTGGTGCCGCAGGCATGGGGACAGGTACAGGCAAGCTTTACAACCGTGGCCATGGCAGATGGGTCGGTTCTCGAAGCGTTAGCAAAGAAGCTGGAGCGCCTGCGCAACCAGAAATTCCCCTTAGGGGGTAAGATGATGGCGTTGGTGGATGCCTGGAGTTTGCGTCCTTTAGGGATTTGGTACACCCCAGATGAACACGCCAATGATAAAACCTGGAGTCAGCAACTGTTGGAGCGATTGCCCGTGGATGGGCTGTTGGTGTTTGACTTAGGGTTTTTTAGTTTCGTCTGGTTTGATACATTCACCGAAACCCAGAAATGGTTTGTCACCCGCTTGCGGCAAAAGAGCGCCTACAAAGTCACTCGCGTTCTGAGTCAGGGCAATTTCTATCGCGATGAACTGATCGAATTAGGACAGTATCGCTCTAATCCCTGTACCCATCCACTGCGCTTGGTCTCCGTCTTGTGGGGCAAAACCTGGTACACCTATCTTACCAATGTCCTGGAACCGACTCGCCTCTCCCCTCAACAAGTCTGCGACCTCTATCGACGGCGTTGGCAGATTGAAGATGCCTTCTTGCTCACGAAGCGATTGTTAGGTTTATCATACTTGTGGGTCTGCGGTAGCAATGGCGTCAAAATTCAGCTTTATAGTACTTGGATCTTCTACGTGCTACTGATGGATCTCTGCGCTCAAGTCGCAGTTGCCTTGCGCCAACCCCTTGAATGCATTTCAGTGGAA
- a CDS encoding DNA polymerase III subunit gamma/tau, whose translation MGYEPLHHKYRPQTFADLVGQEAIATILTNAIETQRIAPAYLLTGARGTGKTSTARIMAKSLNCLSYDAPTPTPCGQCELCRSVTIGNALDITEIDAASNTGVDNIRELIERAQFAPVQARYKVYAIDECHMLSTAAFNALLKTLEEPPDRVVFILATTDPQRVLPTIISRCQRFDFRRIPLGAMVGHLQKIADLERIAINPEAITLVAQIAQGGLRDAESLLDQLSLTEGEITTEAVWDLVGTVPERDLLTLLEAIAQDNSIQVLEQSRQVMDRGREPLIVLQSLAGMYRDLLIAKTASDRRDLVALTAASWDRLQQLAAIFPISNILAGQQHLRSAEVQVKNTTQPRL comes from the coding sequence ATGGGTTATGAGCCTTTACACCATAAATACCGCCCGCAAACCTTTGCCGATCTGGTTGGGCAAGAAGCGATCGCCACGATCCTAACCAATGCGATCGAAACACAGCGCATTGCGCCTGCCTATTTGTTAACTGGGGCTAGAGGCACGGGCAAAACCTCCACCGCTCGGATTATGGCAAAATCGTTGAATTGTCTCAGTTATGATGCGCCCACCCCCACACCTTGCGGTCAATGCGAACTATGCCGCAGCGTAACCATCGGTAATGCCCTCGATATTACCGAAATTGATGCCGCCAGCAATACAGGCGTTGATAATATTCGCGAGTTGATCGAACGCGCCCAATTTGCCCCAGTTCAGGCTAGGTATAAAGTTTATGCAATTGACGAGTGTCATATGCTTAGCACGGCAGCATTTAATGCTTTACTCAAAACTTTAGAAGAACCACCCGATCGCGTTGTTTTTATCCTCGCCACCACCGATCCGCAAAGAGTATTACCTACGATTATTTCGCGTTGCCAAAGATTTGACTTCCGGCGCATACCACTTGGGGCAATGGTGGGACATCTGCAAAAGATTGCCGATCTCGAACGCATTGCCATTAATCCCGAAGCGATTACTCTGGTAGCACAGATCGCTCAGGGAGGTTTGAGAGATGCGGAAAGCCTCCTCGATCAGCTCAGTCTCACTGAAGGTGAAATTACAACCGAGGCGGTATGGGATTTAGTCGGCACCGTTCCAGAACGAGATCTGTTAACGCTGCTAGAAGCAATCGCTCAGGATAACTCTATCCAGGTGCTGGAACAATCCAGGCAAGTAATGGATCGAGGTCGCGAGCCATTAATCGTATTGCAGAGTTTGGCAGGAATGTATCGCGATTTATTGATTGCCAAAACTGCCAGCGATCGCCGCGATCTGGTCGCTCTCACCGCCGCCAGTTGGGATAGATTGCAACAACTCGCAGCGATATTTCCCATTTCTAATATTTTGGCTGGACAACAGCATTTACGCAGCGCCGAAGTACAGGTTAAAAATACCACTCAGCCGAGATTAT
- a CDS encoding transposase — MLLPFFRLVGVAPTIAKGMQAYRSVFCREEGFNHVSRYVNGLILSPNKTLQGIHSQIVWPEGEAVSRRAMHEAVFEAGWDSEELMQKHRETLSSEHQGKGKEVISLDWTLAHHERGKEIFGVKRSYDYVEHRMSNYQTVVTAVISNREYIDGLDVVVQPPNWQEAEKAYLQMSAQQSYTEMAQVMARLSELISYQSNRLEYRKRTEIVRDLVEQLETEGQFPNAHYAFDNGVLTLELTRLIESKGKHWVSEIESSRHILWDNQWQRVDAVATLLRSQHPQSFRAVTIACRNGQSKTMWAFTKVIRLKRYGRKRLRVLRFLCKREIRSVI; from the coding sequence ATGTTATTACCTTTTTTCAGGCTGGTAGGAGTAGCACCAACCATAGCTAAAGGGATGCAGGCATATCGCAGCGTGTTTTGTCGCGAAGAGGGATTTAACCACGTCAGTCGATATGTCAATGGTTTGATTCTAAGTCCCAACAAGACATTACAAGGGATCCACAGCCAAATAGTGTGGCCAGAGGGAGAAGCCGTGAGCCGACGGGCAATGCACGAGGCAGTGTTTGAGGCAGGGTGGGATAGCGAAGAGTTAATGCAAAAGCATCGGGAGACATTATCATCGGAGCATCAAGGCAAGGGGAAAGAGGTAATCAGCCTGGATTGGACGTTGGCACATCACGAACGGGGCAAAGAAATCTTTGGAGTCAAACGCAGTTACGATTATGTAGAGCATCGCATGAGCAACTACCAAACAGTGGTGACTGCAGTAATCTCAAATCGGGAGTATATCGATGGGTTAGACGTGGTAGTGCAACCACCGAATTGGCAGGAGGCAGAGAAAGCATATTTGCAGATGAGCGCACAACAGAGTTACACGGAGATGGCGCAGGTAATGGCGCGTCTGAGCGAGTTAATCAGCTACCAGAGCAATCGGCTGGAGTATCGTAAACGCACGGAAATCGTGCGAGACCTCGTGGAACAACTGGAAACAGAGGGACAGTTCCCCAACGCCCACTATGCTTTTGACAACGGCGTATTGACCCTGGAGTTGACGCGTTTGATTGAAAGTAAGGGCAAGCACTGGGTCAGCGAAATTGAATCATCGCGACATATCCTTTGGGATAACCAGTGGCAACGAGTTGATGCTGTCGCCACCCTGTTACGGTCTCAGCATCCTCAGAGCTTTCGGGCTGTGACGATCGCCTGTCGTAATGGTCAAAGTAAGACCATGTGGGCATTTACGAAAGTGATACGGCTGAAACGCTATGGACGCAAGCGTTTGAGAGTGCTCAGATTTTTGTGTAAGCGAGAAATAAGGTCAGTAATTTAA
- a CDS encoding DUF5991 domain-containing protein, with product MNYKIAIAKRGNSYVADVDRDGFQTLERLSAEVRSTGSDRIGLYFTNYRPDNVREIYKPGELLLQLEKLPNSPTKVIWAGMLGLLQQQELVPTDLVFVAQKP from the coding sequence GTGAACTACAAGATCGCGATCGCTAAGCGCGGCAATAGCTATGTTGCTGATGTCGATCGCGATGGTTTTCAAACCCTGGAGCGCCTATCAGCAGAAGTACGCTCCACAGGGAGCGATCGCATAGGGCTTTATTTCACCAACTATCGACCGGATAACGTACGGGAAATTTACAAGCCTGGCGAGCTGTTGCTACAACTAGAAAAGTTACCGAATAGTCCTACTAAGGTAATTTGGGCTGGTATGCTCGGTCTATTACAGCAACAGGAATTGGTTCCGACGGATTTGGTCTTTGTGGCGCAGAAACCCTGA